The following DNA comes from Oncorhynchus mykiss isolate Arlee chromosome 16, USDA_OmykA_1.1, whole genome shotgun sequence.
gatttgtgtgtattgttgtgaatggttatatattattgccctgttggagctatgaacacaagaatttcactacacccgctaaatatgtgtatgtgaccaatacaatttgatttgatttgagtacagTGAAAACATCTTCAAATTCAGGACtaagatatatttttatttatttaactaggtaagccagttaagaacaaattattatttacaatgacggcctacaccggccaaaccctaacccagatgacgctgagccaattgtgcgccgcccccaatcacagccagttgtgatacagcctggaatcgaaccagggtgtctgtagtgatgcctctagcacttagatgcagtgccttagacctctgtgccactcgggagcccaaagaTAATGAAAGAGGAAAACAGTCCAAGAACAGTAAAAGCCTGTGGTGGTCACTAACATCTCAGCATGTGGAAATGCATTTGCCCTTGTAAATGAGAACCAATTATCTCAATACAATATCAGATGCCTTCCGAAACACTACACCAATACTTGTATTGGAGCTTGATTAAATAGCACGCCTTGGCCAACTATAATTGCATGGTACAGATAATTATACATTCAGTATAATATTATAAAACTGGTATTTTTGGTCCTTACTGTACTATGGTCCTTACTGTATTATGGTCCTTACTGTACTATGGTCCTTACTGTACTATGGTCCTTACTGTATTATGGTCCTTACTGTATTATGGTCCTTACTGTATTATGGTCCTCACTGTACTATGGTCCTTACTGTATTATGGTCCTTACTGTATTATGGTCCTTACTGTATTATGGTCCTTACTGTACTATGGTCCTTACTGTATTATGGTCCTTACTGTACTATGGTCCTTACTGTATTATGGTCCTCACTGTACTTTGGTCGTTACTGTAGCTTGGTCCTTACTGTAAATTCCCTTCGCGCTCATTCCAAATTGAATGCATCTCATCGTCCCTCTTCTCAGCTGCCATTTCTGGGAGacacctctcccacctctcctctgcCTCATTCCAACACACCTACCCTGTGCTGTGACCTCACCCACGTCCTCTCCAGCTCCAGCTCAGGGCGTTTGCCCTTCCAGCGGAAGAGTCTGAACAGCGCCTGACGTACCTCCCAATTGCGAATGCCAAAGATAAGTGGGTTGATGCAGGGAGGCACCATGATGAGGATCAGGAGGGAGATGTGCAGAGTTCCAGCAGACAGCGAGGTCCCAGCCCCGGAGAGGGCGGTCATCATGGCCCCTGTGCCCTCCAGCTCCCACAGAGCATCCGAGGTGATCTTGAGGAACATAGGGAGTAGCTGCAGGAACACCATCCCACAGTAGAAAAGCACAGTGTTGCGCGCCCGAGTGTTCACCGTGTTGAAGGGCACCACAGCATTGCGGGCGTCCTGGTACATCCGTACATAGGCAAATAAGTAGCTGAGGAGGCAGAGCAGGGTGAAGATGAAGCCCACCAGCTTGCGGGTGATAGCCGCTGCCCTGGGGAAACCCATGTGGCGTTCCACGGTGTCAGGCTCACATATGAGTCCAGACGTTGCTGTGCCGTACTCCCCTTCCCCCTGGTGTAACAGGGTGAAGTTAACGCAGCCAACGCTGATAGACAAGACCCAGGTGAGGCCGACGGTGAGGCGCAGGCGCAGAGGGGTGAGGATGGACAGGTAGTGGATGGCATGGCACACATACAGGTATCGCTCAATGGCCATGCAGGTGATGGTGATGAGGGTGATGAAGATGCAGACGCTGCCGGTGAAATACTGGACGAGGCACATGGTGTTAAAGTTCATTGTGCTTCTCTGCAGTAAGCAGTGGGTCACAAAGGGGCCCAAATTGATGGTTTGCACCATGTCACTCAGAATCAAGTTCTTCAGCA
Coding sequences within:
- the LOC110491168 gene encoding olfactory receptor 5AN1-like — translated: MAHKFIMNSTQVFNRTGPCVAHTFENGTEDDNRNFDLGGCLFLFIMPFDAVVNVLVFVFLMLTILSLAVNGFTLLGLGRSEDLSWEPRYALLKNLILSDMVQTINLGPFVTHCLLQRSTMNFNTMCLVQYFTGSVCIFITLITITCMAIERYLYVCHAIHYLSILTPLRLRLTVGLTWVLSISVGCVNFTLLHQGEGEYGTATSGLICEPDTVERHMGFPRAAAITRKLVGFIFTLLCLLSYLFAYVRMYQDARNAVVPFNTVNTRARNTVLFYCGMVFLQLLPMFLKITSDALWELEGTGAMMTALSGAGTSLSAGTLHISLLILIMVPPCINPLIFGIRNWEVRQALFRLFRWKGKRPELELERTWVRSQHRVGVLE